The following proteins are encoded in a genomic region of Fundidesulfovibrio soli:
- a CDS encoding CDP-alcohol phosphatidyltransferase family protein, translating to MARSAGNWTIPNALTMARILLTPFFVVLFLDGNYFGALSMFFLAGLSDALDGLLARLLDQRSALGAILDPLADKILLVTSFICLAHAGWIPLWLAVLVVSRDVIILGGIALLTFWGRDMRQSIHPSLVSKLTTATQMALVLTGFLVGMDVWGGAGKALLLGLVWIAAALTVVSGGHYVAKGLAMFTGGQDQ from the coding sequence ATGGCTCGCAGTGCCGGAAACTGGACCATCCCCAACGCGCTCACCATGGCGCGCATCCTGCTCACGCCTTTTTTCGTGGTGCTCTTCCTGGACGGCAATTACTTCGGCGCGTTGAGCATGTTCTTCCTGGCAGGGCTCTCCGACGCCCTGGACGGCTTGCTGGCCCGCCTCCTGGACCAGCGCTCCGCCCTGGGCGCTATCCTGGATCCCCTCGCGGACAAGATTCTGCTGGTCACATCCTTCATCTGCCTGGCCCACGCGGGCTGGATACCCCTCTGGCTGGCCGTGCTGGTGGTCAGCAGGGACGTAATCATCCTGGGCGGAATCGCGCTGTTGACCTTCTGGGGAAGGGATATGCGCCAGAGCATTCACCCGAGCCTGGTCAGCAAGCTGACCACGGCCACGCAGATGGCGCTCGTGCTGACGGGGTTTCTTGTCGGGATGGACGTCTGGGGCGGCGCGGGCAAAGCCCTGCTGCTGGGGCTGGTGTGGATCGCGGCCGCTCTGACGGTCGTTTCGGGCGGGCACTATGTGGCCAAGGGGCTGGCCATGTTCACGGGGGGGCAGGATCAGTGA
- the tatA gene encoding twin-arginine translocase TatA/TatE family subunit codes for MGITGLLVIILVVLVLFNGSKLPGLGKSLGKAIREFKRSSREDGPKDGDH; via the coding sequence ATGGGCATTACGGGCCTTCTGGTCATCATCCTGGTCGTACTGGTGCTGTTCAACGGCAGCAAACTGCCCGGCCTTGGCAAGAGCTTGGGCAAGGCAATCCGCGAGTTCAAGCGCTCCAGCCGGGAGGACGGCCCCAAAGACGGCGATCACTGA
- a CDS encoding HAD family hydrolase has translation MFDTGDKPSPELLKGIRGIIFDCDGVLVDSKDANRMYYNSVRKALGMLPMTPEEEDYVHAHAVIPSMQRIIPPERMAEAEAERRKIKFTDMLPFTTLQPGLVELLTTLRELGFKLAVNTNRTDSMEMLLDTFELTEFFDPVITAAKVKHPKPNPEGVHAIMRHWGMTRQQVAYVGDSGVDEQTARAAGVAFWAFRNAGLSAALHVEDFEPLRRWVARCLAKGDASEKALDLQQGV, from the coding sequence ATGTTCGATACCGGCGACAAGCCCTCACCTGAGCTGCTCAAGGGCATCCGGGGCATCATCTTCGACTGCGACGGCGTTCTGGTGGACTCCAAGGACGCCAACCGCATGTACTACAACTCCGTGCGCAAGGCCCTGGGGATGCTGCCCATGACCCCTGAGGAGGAAGACTACGTGCATGCGCACGCCGTCATCCCCTCCATGCAGCGCATCATCCCCCCCGAGCGGATGGCCGAGGCCGAGGCCGAGCGGCGCAAGATCAAGTTCACGGACATGCTGCCGTTCACCACCCTGCAGCCAGGGCTCGTGGAGCTGCTCACCACCCTGCGGGAGCTCGGCTTCAAGCTGGCGGTGAACACCAACCGCACGGACTCCATGGAGATGCTCCTGGATACCTTCGAACTCACCGAGTTCTTCGATCCTGTGATCACAGCGGCCAAGGTCAAGCACCCCAAGCCCAACCCCGAAGGCGTGCACGCCATCATGCGCCACTGGGGCATGACGCGCCAGCAGGTGGCCTACGTCGGCGACTCCGGCGTGGACGAGCAGACCGCCCGCGCAGCGGGGGTTGCCTTCTGGGCTTTCAGGAACGCGGGGCTCTCCGCCGCCCTGCATGTGGAGGATTTCGAGCCCTTGCGCAGGTGGGTCGCGCGCTGCCTCGCGAAGGGCGATGCTTCCGAAAAAGCCCTTGATTTGCAACAGGGTGTGTGA
- a CDS encoding YggT family protein, with protein sequence MPFLGPLLKTIALILDFVFGAYKWIIIIAAVVSWVRPDPYHPVIRFLYSATEPVLYRVRRLLPFVMVGGMDLSPLVVILALQFIGQVFIVESVLQLAYMVR encoded by the coding sequence ATGCCTTTTTTGGGACCGCTCCTCAAGACCATCGCTCTGATTCTTGACTTCGTCTTCGGTGCCTACAAGTGGATCATTATCATTGCGGCTGTCGTATCGTGGGTCAGGCCCGACCCCTATCACCCGGTCATCCGCTTCCTGTATTCCGCCACGGAGCCAGTGCTCTACCGGGTGAGGCGGTTGCTTCCGTTTGTCATGGTCGGAGGGATGGACCTGTCCCCCCTCGTAGTCATTTTGGCCCTTCAATTCATCGGCCAGGTGTTCATCGTCGAGTCGGTGCTGCAACTGGCATACATGGTGCGCTAA
- a CDS encoding DivIVA domain-containing protein, with amino-acid sequence MTVSKIDLLNKKFNRCIRGYCPDEVDLYLHDVAEAIGQMADDNRRLAERLSQCDRSLAARPPEPDTGSNPAALREAMAAGRRIVDESTGKARQDAQRILEEARAEGARLVADANLLKARVYEDIADLRAQREAMAQELRRLLEGHFRLLESSEASSDARRPGGEFTFADGGE; translated from the coding sequence GTGACGGTCTCCAAGATCGACCTGCTCAACAAGAAGTTCAACCGCTGCATACGCGGCTATTGCCCGGATGAGGTTGATCTCTACCTGCACGATGTGGCCGAGGCCATCGGGCAGATGGCGGACGATAACCGCAGACTTGCGGAGCGTCTGTCGCAGTGCGATCGCAGTCTCGCAGCCCGCCCCCCCGAACCAGACACCGGTTCCAATCCCGCAGCCCTGCGCGAGGCCATGGCCGCCGGGCGCAGGATCGTGGACGAAAGCACCGGCAAAGCCCGCCAGGACGCCCAGCGCATCCTGGAGGAGGCCCGCGCCGAGGGGGCGCGCCTTGTGGCGGACGCCAACCTGCTCAAGGCCCGAGTCTACGAGGACATAGCCGACCTGCGCGCCCAGAGGGAGGCCATGGCCCAGGAACTGCGCAGGCTGCTTGAAGGACATTTCAGGCTGCTCGAATCATCGGAGGCATCCTCGGACGCCAGACGGCCCGGCGGCGAATTCACCTTCGCCGACGGCGGTGAGTGA
- a CDS encoding DUF167 domain-containing protein, with translation MPAYAEQAKDGGYRILVWVQPGAKHDAAAGVVEGRLKIRLRAPAVDNKANDALVAFMAKYLGVPKGALELAAGHTGRKKTLRIRPGEQPDWATPGSAAG, from the coding sequence ATGCCCGCATACGCCGAGCAGGCCAAGGACGGGGGCTACCGCATCCTGGTGTGGGTGCAGCCCGGAGCGAAGCACGACGCCGCCGCAGGCGTGGTCGAGGGCCGGCTGAAGATCCGGCTGAGGGCCCCGGCGGTGGACAACAAGGCCAACGACGCCCTGGTGGCGTTCATGGCCAAATATCTCGGGGTGCCCAAGGGCGCCCTGGAACTGGCGGCGGGACACACTGGCCGCAAAAAGACCCTGCGCATACGGCCCGGCGAGCAACCGGACTGGGCCACGCCGGGAAGCGCGGCCGGTTGA
- a CDS encoding DUF465 domain-containing protein, producing MDSHDLELIAKHSESDAELRALYADHVAFEKMIEKLESKSYLNPAEEQEIKELKKKKLAGRTRLETMLISYRKAEAN from the coding sequence ATGGACAGTCACGATTTGGAGCTTATCGCCAAGCACAGCGAATCGGACGCGGAACTCAGAGCGCTCTACGCTGATCACGTGGCCTTCGAGAAAATGATCGAGAAGCTCGAAAGCAAGTCGTACCTCAACCCGGCTGAAGAGCAGGAAATCAAGGAACTCAAGAAAAAGAAGCTTGCGGGCAGGACGCGTCTGGAAACGATGCTCATCAGCTACCGCAAGGCGGAGGCGAATTAA
- the ilvB gene encoding biosynthetic-type acetolactate synthase large subunit yields the protein MELTGAQILLESLGREGVDVLFGFPGGAVIDIYHQFPNYPNLKHVLVRHEQGAIHMADGYARATGKVGVCLVTSGPGATNAVTGIATAYMDSIPVVIITGQVPTPLIGNDAFQEVDIVGITRPCTKHNYLVKDVTKLARTIKEAFYLAQSGRPGPVLIDLPKDIQQQRAAFSYPKKVSMRGYNPHYEPNIKQVRKVAELICKAKNPVLYAGGGVISSSASKELTKLAQAQNIPVTATLMGLGCFPGDDPRWLGMLGMHGTFAANHAISSADLLLAVGARFDDRVTGKLSAFASKATIVHIDIDPTSIQKNVTVDVPVVADCRLFLEALNKELAETAKSGAACAPKDAWFEQITAWKKKHPLTYKPAAKEGPIKPQAVVEAIYKLTGGDCIIATEVGQNQMWAAQFFNYKKPRTLLTSGGLGTMGYGFPAAIGAQAAYPDKLVIDVAGDGSIQMCIQELATAVAYNLPVKIVILNNGYLGMVRQWQELFYDRNYCSTCLDVAPDFVKLAEAYGADGFRVKKAEDMEATLKAAFASPKPCIVDVLVDPEENVYPMVPAGKSITEMILV from the coding sequence ATGGAACTGACCGGGGCTCAGATTCTCCTCGAGTCTCTCGGACGAGAGGGAGTGGACGTTCTTTTCGGCTTTCCCGGCGGAGCGGTGATAGACATCTACCACCAGTTCCCCAACTATCCCAACCTGAAGCATGTGCTGGTACGCCATGAGCAGGGCGCCATCCACATGGCGGACGGCTACGCCCGCGCAACGGGCAAGGTAGGGGTATGCCTCGTAACGTCGGGCCCCGGCGCAACCAACGCAGTAACCGGTATTGCCACGGCCTACATGGACTCCATACCCGTGGTCATTATCACCGGGCAGGTCCCCACTCCGCTGATCGGGAACGACGCGTTCCAGGAAGTGGACATCGTGGGCATCACGCGCCCCTGCACAAAGCATAACTACCTGGTCAAGGACGTCACCAAGCTGGCCAGGACCATCAAGGAGGCCTTCTATCTGGCCCAGTCCGGCAGGCCCGGCCCAGTGCTCATCGACCTGCCAAAGGACATACAGCAGCAGCGCGCCGCCTTCAGCTATCCCAAGAAGGTGAGCATGCGCGGCTACAACCCGCATTACGAACCCAACATCAAGCAGGTGCGCAAGGTCGCGGAGCTGATCTGCAAGGCCAAGAACCCCGTGCTCTACGCGGGCGGAGGCGTCATAAGCTCCAGCGCGTCCAAGGAACTCACGAAGCTGGCCCAGGCCCAGAACATCCCCGTCACGGCGACGCTGATGGGCCTGGGCTGCTTCCCTGGGGACGATCCGCGCTGGCTGGGCATGCTCGGCATGCACGGCACCTTTGCGGCCAACCACGCCATCTCCTCGGCCGACCTGCTGCTGGCCGTCGGCGCGCGCTTCGACGACCGCGTCACCGGCAAGCTGAGCGCCTTCGCATCCAAGGCCACCATCGTTCACATCGACATCGACCCCACCTCCATCCAGAAAAACGTGACCGTGGACGTGCCCGTGGTGGCCGACTGCAGGCTGTTCCTGGAGGCCCTGAACAAGGAGTTGGCCGAGACCGCCAAGTCCGGCGCGGCCTGCGCCCCCAAGGACGCCTGGTTCGAGCAGATCACCGCCTGGAAGAAGAAACATCCCCTGACCTACAAGCCCGCCGCCAAGGAAGGGCCCATCAAGCCGCAGGCCGTCGTGGAGGCCATCTACAAGCTCACCGGGGGCGACTGCATCATCGCCACCGAGGTGGGCCAGAACCAGATGTGGGCCGCGCAGTTCTTCAACTACAAGAAGCCGCGCACCCTGCTGACATCGGGCGGGCTCGGGACCATGGGCTACGGTTTCCCCGCGGCCATCGGCGCGCAGGCGGCCTATCCCGACAAGCTGGTCATCGACGTGGCCGGCGACGGCTCCATCCAGATGTGCATCCAGGAGCTGGCCACCGCCGTGGCCTACAACCTGCCGGTGAAGATCGTCATCCTCAACAACGGCTATCTGGGCATGGTGCGTCAGTGGCAGGAGCTCTTCTACGACAGGAACTACTGTAGCACCTGCCTGGACGTGGCCCCCGACTTCGTGAAGCTGGCCGAGGCCTACGGCGCGGACGGCTTCCGCGTGAAGAAGGCCGAGGATATGGAGGCCACCCTCAAGGCGGCGTTCGCCTCGCCCAAGCCCTGCATCGTGGACGTGCTGGTGGACCCGGAGGAGAACGTGTACCCCATGGTTCCCGCGGGCAAATCCATCACCGAAATGATCCTGGTCTAA
- the ilvN gene encoding acetolactate synthase small subunit, giving the protein MRHILSILVENEPGVLSRVSGLFSGRGFNIETLNVAPTLEDGVSIMTITTVGDEQIIEQIIKQLRKLVTVIKVVDLTEVKNVEREMMLLKVSAEDGKRAEILRIVDVFRCKVVDVGFDELTVEITGTQDKLTALINLMQRFGIKEIARTGAVAMRRSMQ; this is encoded by the coding sequence GTGCGCCACATTCTCTCTATCCTGGTGGAAAACGAACCCGGCGTCCTGTCCCGCGTGTCCGGCCTGTTCAGCGGCAGGGGCTTCAACATCGAAACCCTCAACGTGGCCCCCACCCTCGAGGACGGCGTCTCCATCATGACCATCACCACGGTGGGCGACGAGCAGATCATCGAACAGATCATCAAGCAGCTGCGCAAGCTGGTCACGGTGATCAAGGTGGTGGACCTGACCGAGGTCAAGAACGTCGAGCGGGAGATGATGCTGCTCAAGGTCTCCGCCGAGGACGGCAAGCGGGCCGAGATCCTGCGCATTGTGGACGTGTTCCGCTGCAAGGTGGTGGACGTGGGCTTCGACGAGCTCACCGTCGAGATCACCGGCACGCAGGACAAGCTCACCGCGCTCATCAACCTGATGCAGCGTTTCGGCATCAAGGAGATCGCCCGCACCGGCGCCGTGGCCATGCGGCGCAGCATGCAATAG
- the ilvC gene encoding ketol-acid reductoisomerase: MKVFYDQDADLSLLKDKTVAIIGYGSQGHAHAQNLRDSGVNVVIGQREGGPNWKLAKEHGFEPMDAAAAAAKADVIMILIQDQYQADLYNNCIKPNLKPGKVLAFGHGFNIHFNQIVPPADVDVIMIAPKGPGHMVRRVYTEGSGVPCIVAVEQDASGKAFQIALAYAKGVGGTRSGVLQTTFREETETDLFGEQAVLCGGVSELIKAGFETLVNAGYQPEIAYFECLHELKLIVDLIYEGGLAKMRYSISDTAEYGDYTRGPRVITDETRKEMAKILKEIQMGEFAKDFILENRAGGRAHFLAMRRVNAEHQIEQVGSKLRGMMSWLKK, translated from the coding sequence ATGAAAGTCTTTTATGATCAGGATGCCGATCTTTCCCTCCTCAAGGACAAGACCGTTGCCATCATCGGCTACGGCTCCCAGGGCCACGCCCACGCCCAGAACCTCCGTGACTCCGGCGTGAACGTGGTCATCGGCCAGCGTGAGGGCGGCCCCAACTGGAAGCTGGCCAAAGAGCACGGCTTCGAGCCCATGGACGCCGCTGCCGCCGCCGCCAAGGCCGACGTGATCATGATCCTGATCCAGGACCAGTACCAGGCCGATCTGTACAACAACTGCATCAAGCCCAACCTGAAGCCCGGCAAGGTGCTGGCTTTCGGCCACGGCTTCAACATCCACTTCAACCAGATCGTGCCCCCCGCCGACGTTGACGTGATCATGATCGCCCCCAAGGGCCCTGGCCACATGGTGCGCCGCGTGTACACCGAGGGCTCCGGCGTTCCCTGCATCGTCGCCGTGGAGCAGGACGCCTCCGGCAAGGCCTTCCAGATCGCGCTGGCCTACGCCAAGGGCGTCGGCGGCACCCGCTCCGGCGTGCTGCAGACCACCTTCCGCGAGGAGACCGAGACCGACCTCTTCGGCGAACAGGCCGTGCTGTGCGGCGGCGTCTCCGAGCTCATCAAGGCCGGCTTCGAGACCCTGGTCAACGCCGGGTACCAGCCCGAGATCGCCTACTTCGAGTGCCTGCACGAGCTCAAGCTCATTGTGGACCTGATCTACGAGGGCGGCCTTGCCAAGATGCGCTACTCCATCTCCGATACCGCCGAGTACGGCGACTACACCCGCGGCCCCCGCGTCATCACCGACGAGACCCGCAAGGAGATGGCCAAGATCCTCAAGGAAATCCAGATGGGCGAGTTCGCCAAGGACTTCATCCTGGAGAACCGCGCCGGCGGCAGGGCTCACTTCCTGGCCATGCGCCGTGTCAACGCCGAGCATCAGATCGAGCAGGTCGGCTCCAAGCTGCGCGGCATGATGAGCTGGCTGAAAAAATAA
- a CDS encoding bacteriohemerythrin, whose amino-acid sequence MIAAIDMTDPALVMGHPSIDEQHRALLGMIEELDERMGRGEFGQGVLDAIQGMLAYAATHFDEEEGLMRESEWPDLSVHRGLHAEFMQKTGGFFEDAASDSEWTSLDVLRFLLHWLLKHIKIEDRRFFDWLAARSA is encoded by the coding sequence ATGATCGCAGCGATCGACATGACGGACCCGGCCCTGGTCATGGGCCACCCATCCATCGACGAACAGCACCGCGCACTGTTGGGCATGATCGAGGAGTTGGACGAACGCATGGGGCGCGGTGAATTCGGCCAGGGCGTTCTGGACGCCATCCAGGGGATGCTTGCCTACGCCGCCACCCACTTCGACGAAGAGGAAGGCCTCATGCGCGAGAGCGAGTGGCCGGATCTGTCGGTACACCGGGGCCTGCACGCTGAATTCATGCAGAAGACCGGCGGTTTCTTCGAGGACGCCGCCTCGGACAGCGAGTGGACGTCCCTGGACGTGTTGCGCTTCCTGCTGCACTGGCTGCTCAAGCACATCAAGATCGAGGACAGGCGCTTCTTCGACTGGCTGGCCGCCAGGAGCGCGTGA